One Curtobacterium herbarum genomic window carries:
- the rpsA gene encoding 30S ribosomal protein S1: protein MTTTTTKAPKQVAINDIGSADDFLAEVEKTLKFFNDGDLISGTVVKIDRDEVLLDVGYKTEGVIPSRELSIKHDVDPNEVVNVGDEVEALVLQKEDKEGRLILSKKRAQYERAWGDVEKIKESDGVVTGTVIEVVKGGLIVDIGLRGFLPASLIELRRVRDLTPYLGQELEAKILELDKNRNNVVLSRRALLEQTQSESRTTFLNNLHKGQVRKGVVSSIVNFGAFVDLGGVDGLVHVSELSWKHIEHASEVVEVGQEVTVEILEVDLDRERVSLSLKATQEDPWQVFARTHAIGQIAPGKVTKLVPFGAFVRVADGIEGLVHISELSNKHVELAEQVVSVGDEVFVKIIDIDLDRRRISLSLKQANEGVDPESTEFDPALYGMPTEYDDKGDYKYPDGFDPETNEWLEGYDTQRTEWEGQYAAAQARWEAHKAQVAKSLTEEAQGGFDLPAAASTFTSEATGAGTLADDASLAALREKLSNS from the coding sequence ATGACAACCACCACGACCAAGGCTCCCAAGCAGGTCGCCATCAACGACATCGGCTCGGCTGATGACTTCCTGGCCGAGGTCGAGAAGACCCTGAAGTTCTTCAACGACGGAGACCTCATCTCCGGCACCGTCGTGAAGATCGACCGCGACGAGGTCCTCCTCGACGTCGGGTACAAGACCGAGGGTGTCATCCCCTCGCGCGAGCTCTCGATCAAGCACGACGTCGACCCCAACGAGGTCGTCAACGTCGGTGACGAGGTCGAGGCCCTGGTCCTCCAGAAGGAGGACAAGGAAGGCCGCCTGATCCTGTCGAAGAAGCGTGCACAGTACGAGCGTGCATGGGGCGACGTCGAGAAGATCAAGGAGTCCGACGGCGTCGTGACCGGTACGGTCATCGAGGTCGTCAAGGGTGGCCTGATCGTCGACATCGGCCTCCGCGGCTTCCTCCCGGCATCGCTCATCGAGCTGCGCCGCGTCCGCGACCTGACCCCGTACCTCGGTCAGGAGCTCGAGGCGAAGATCCTCGAACTCGACAAGAACCGCAACAACGTGGTCCTCTCGCGCCGCGCCCTGCTCGAGCAGACGCAGTCCGAGTCGCGCACCACCTTCCTGAACAACCTCCACAAGGGCCAGGTCCGCAAGGGCGTCGTCTCGTCGATCGTCAACTTCGGTGCGTTCGTCGACCTCGGCGGCGTCGACGGTCTCGTCCACGTCTCCGAGCTCAGCTGGAAGCACATCGAGCACGCCAGCGAGGTCGTGGAGGTCGGTCAGGAAGTCACCGTCGAGATCCTCGAGGTGGACCTGGACCGCGAGCGCGTGTCGCTCTCGCTCAAGGCCACCCAGGAAGACCCGTGGCAGGTCTTCGCCCGCACCCACGCGATCGGTCAGATCGCGCCGGGCAAGGTCACGAAGCTCGTGCCGTTCGGTGCCTTCGTCCGCGTCGCGGACGGCATCGAGGGTCTGGTGCACATCTCGGAGCTCTCGAACAAGCACGTCGAGCTCGCCGAGCAGGTCGTGTCCGTGGGCGACGAGGTCTTCGTCAAGATCATCGACATCGACCTCGACCGTCGCCGCATCTCGCTCAGCCTCAAGCAGGCCAACGAGGGCGTCGACCCGGAGAGCACCGAGTTCGACCCGGCGCTCTACGGCATGCCGACCGAGTACGACGACAAGGGTGACTACAAGTACCCCGACGGCTTCGACCCGGAGACCAACGAGTGGCTCGAGGGCTACGACACCCAGCGCACCGAGTGGGAGGGCCAGTACGCGGCCGCCCAGGCGCGTTGGGAGGCCCACAAGGCCCAGGTCGCCAAGTCCCTCACCGAGGAGGCGCAGGGTGGCTTCGACCTCCCGGCCGCCGCTTCGACGTTCACGAGCGAGGCGACCGGAGCCGGCACCCTCGCCGACGACGCGTCCCTCGCCGCGCTGCGCGAGAAGCTCAGCAACAGCTGA
- the coaE gene encoding dephospho-CoA kinase, which produces MRIIGLTGGIAAGKSTVSERFSDHGAVVVDADRLARDAVAPGSPGLQAVRERFGDAVIAPDGSLDRPALGAVVFADPEARKALEGITHPEVWRLAQQRFDAAEAADPDAVVVYDVPLLAEARGSRPLRFDAVVVVDAPAAVRIDRLVEHRGMRREDAERRVAAQASDAERLALADHVVDATGTLEQTLRSADEVWARLVR; this is translated from the coding sequence GTGCGCATCATCGGACTCACGGGCGGCATCGCCGCGGGCAAGTCGACGGTCTCGGAGCGGTTCTCGGACCACGGCGCGGTCGTCGTCGACGCGGATCGACTGGCGCGGGACGCCGTCGCGCCGGGCAGCCCGGGGTTGCAGGCGGTGCGCGAGCGCTTCGGCGACGCGGTGATCGCCCCGGACGGCAGTCTCGACCGCCCGGCGCTCGGTGCCGTCGTCTTCGCCGACCCGGAGGCGCGCAAGGCATTGGAAGGCATCACCCACCCGGAGGTCTGGCGCCTCGCACAGCAGCGCTTCGACGCAGCCGAGGCGGCCGACCCGGACGCCGTGGTCGTCTACGACGTCCCGCTCCTCGCCGAGGCCCGGGGCTCGCGTCCGCTGCGCTTCGACGCCGTCGTGGTCGTCGACGCCCCCGCCGCCGTCCGGATCGACCGGCTCGTCGAGCACCGGGGGATGCGCCGCGAGGACGCCGAGCGTCGGGTGGCCGCGCAGGCGTCCGACGCCGAGCGACTGGCCCTGGCGGACCACGTGGTGGACGCGACCGGCACGCTCGAGCAGACGCTCCGCTCGGCCGACGAGGTCTGGGCGCGACTCGTCCGATGA